The nucleotide sequence tagtAAAAATATGATAATCAGAATTTCTCATTGTTAACAACTTAAGCtttaaaacattcaaatgtCAAGCAAATCTtcattgccttgcaaaattgTTAATATTccttgattttttatttatttttattgtatttgatagaccaacaaaacgTTGTGTATAACCGTGAAGTGGTAAAAAATAATCCAGGGTTTTACATGTTCTCCATTCCGATTACTTGTGTGTCGTTATTATAAAAATGACTGCGTTCAGCCAGAAGTAAAAGCCTGTATGTTGAGGGTCTGGGGGCCACCCGTCCCACCTACCTGAGCAGGGCCAGGAATGCTACTGGCTCCACATCAGGGAGCTCTATTTCAGCCGAAGTGGTCGCCATCCCTCCGTTGAACATGGCATCAAAGACGGCGCTGCCAGCGGCCAGGACGAACTTATGGGCAGGTATCCTCTGGGCCTGCCTGCCTTTCCCCACAATGAACCTGACGTCGCTGAGCAGCTCGTTGTTGAAGAGGAAAGCGAAACGCTCCTTCAGGGAGCTCTTCGTCGCCTGCCAGTTGTAGACGGGCTCCCGCTGAAGGCCGAGGCCCGGCGGAGAGGCGGACGGCGCGGGAGCGGAGGCTGGCATGTTGCACAAAGCCGCTGCTGCTCCGCATTGTACCGAGTTAGAAGGAGCCTCCGGACCGCTTTGGTTCGACGCCAATCCACCGCCGCTGGCCATTCCAAGCCACGACAGTTGGTTTCTACTTTTTATTCTACAAACAGCAGCGTGCTAATGATACAATGTAGCGACCGCAgaggtgatttatttatttacgtGTTGTCCATCACGCAGAAGGCCAATACTCGGGTTCGGCTGTTGCTAAAGAGACGCACTTCCTCCAAAACACTTTTTCGTCGTTTTAGGTTTGACGTTATTTTGCATCCTTTAAGTTTCATTACCGCCCCCTTCTGGCCTCATCCGTGCAATTCAACCAATGGTCTACAAACATTTGAAACgaagataaaaatatttttaaacgtttttattattaatttatattaCGTGACATTTTCAGTTTCGTTAAAACTGATATTAAATATTCATCACTTCATACATCCATTCTGGAaatattaaatgatgaaataattaaaaataattctaaCAGTTAGTTCTGATTATTGATTTagacatttgattatttaacttaaaaaaaaaaaaaaaaaagagtaaaaaaaaaagggctgcacggtggtgcagttggtagcactgttgccttgcagcaagaaggcctgggttcgattctcggcctggggtctttctgcatggagtttgcaagttctccccgtgcatgcgtgggttctcaccgggtactccggcttcctcccacagtccaaagacatgcctgttaggttaattggtcactctaaattgaccttaggtgtatgaatgaatgtgtgcatggttgtttgtgtgttgccctgcgacagactggcgatctgtccagggtgtaccccgcctctcgcccatagactgctggagataggcaccagctcccccgcgacccactatggaataagcggtagaacaTGAATTGTGAtatgaattgtgtatataaccAATTATTGACTCAAGAACGGAATTACATATATTTTGTatcttctttatgtttttttaatagttattaaatgtatttgaatcattaaagtaaagttttttattttaatatggtACTTTTCTCGCTCGTTACTGGTGTTATTTagcttaactaaataatctgaactgaaactatctctgtagttatgctgctacaggcttaggctgctggaggacataatgacaactttcaccctcttcgctacattctcacactactctccaattttgcattatttgctgttatttcagcttttaaccttgttctctcttttctcttcctagaagctacacctggcctgactctgtgtctgcctgtgacacctttctgaagaggggaatcgtccgagcttctgctggcaacaacttaatgctcaccctctaccaatgatccacatggccctgtcttttagtgtttaaccctttttctctcctagacatggcaattgactgagctttttctgtaactaattatatgtgctctctttcagactctaaccttgaaaactggctcagagtttatctgttctttctttctaggtgaaacaactaaaggagctacatccgctaacatttacttttccttcccatagaaagtactcctggatcagtgcttctgtgttctttttgtgtctctgctctgttctctcaaacccccagtcggtcgtggcagatggccgctcacactgagcctggttctgctggaggtttcttcctgttaaaagggagtttttcctctccactgtcgctacatgcatgctcagtatgagggattgctgcaaagtcgacgccagtgactgtccactgtctctacatgctcatccaggaggagtgaatgctacaagtcactgactggatgcaatctgctgggtttccttagatagaaaaactttttatccaatttgaataaaaagtcaactccgactgcactgttcaattgttaggattaattggaatgtatgaacctgactgttgtgaagtgccttgagacaacatgtgttgtgaattggcgctatataaataaaactgaattgaattgaattgaattgtagtgtcaaacaagttttttaatcaaatgtttttcagcAAGACTGTCGTTTTTAATTAACCACTAAATAtcattgtttgttgttttaattaaataaactatAATCTCACAGGAATGGAAAAACTACTCTAAACTGGTTGTGTTTTTACCTGTAAATGTCTGATAAGCATTAAACACAGCAGATTGTCCTCCTCACTGAGCATGAGCAGTTGTGTACGTGAGCGCCTCTGCTGGTCGGTAGAAGGCAATAAAGAAGAATCTCTTAATCCAGAAAGACGAGAGCGACGAGACAGAGCACGAAAGTGAGAGCTGCACTGAAAGTTAAAAGCAGCAACACAGAGAGCGGTTCTCCAAACATTTCCTCAAACATGACACAGACTAATCATGGACTTTTCTGGAGCTGATTTCTGTTGAATTTTTCACTTGAAGGAAACCTCAGACGTCTATAATGAGCGCTTCTGCAGGGACGGGGGTGTTCATGCTCTCGCTGATGTCCATCCCTTTCTGCTATTTATTCAATTCTCTTATTTACAACAACGGGTAAGATAAATTATAGCCTTGTATAGAGTTTTCCAACTAACTCCATTtggtaataaaaatacaaattttatgtgtaatattatttaaaatgttttatgccAAAttctaaagaaataaattttcacattgtATTCAGTGCAGAAGCCTTCTTCTTCGCTGGGTTCTCAGCAGTCCTCATTCTGACCATCTCAGTCCGTTTTATGCTCAAGAAAAAGGCTCCTGTTGATCGTCTTTTCTACGGTATTCATTTGTATTCAAAATCAAACATGGTTTTGCAGTTAAACACGTTTATACTGCTTAACATAAACGCAACTTTGCTATTCTGGGCATTGCAAACTTCAAATGTCTCATCCATTaactaactgaaataaattcaatGCAGTGTATGCAGTGTTTGCATTCCTGAGTGTGGTAAATCTGATCATTGGGCTGGAGCAAGACAACATCATTGATGGATTTGTGACGTTTTATCTCAAAGAGGTAAAAACCGCTGTGCACACAAGGTGTGGCTTGCATAAATGTTTCCCCATACAGATTTAAATGATAAATCTCCTTTGTGTTTCAGGCAGAACCACACATTAATACAGCACATGGACACATGATTTCCTATTGGGATGGCTGTGTGCATTATCTCATGTACCTGCTTATGATTGCTGCCATTACGTGGGGGTATGACCTGTCCATCTAACTGTGTATCTGTGCATGTATGGGTTCTGGCATTTTTGATTGCGGTCTTACATGGTTTGCACAGGGACAGCTACCGAACAATTGGACTGTACTGGGTGGGCTCTTTTTCCATGCGCACTATGGTCTACATTCTTGGGAATGCTGTGGGTAAGAACACCAAAAATAATAGGGGTGTCTTTAGATTACTTGTGTTGACCCCCAACTCATAATTATTTTGTGGATCTGTGTTTCCTACAGTGATATGTTATCTTATGTCTTTTTCCAGGAAAATATGGGACCCAAGTTACTCCTCTCTTCATCCTCCACATACTTTACATCTCAGTGTCTGTGTGGGCTTGCTTCCGGATCTTCAGTCAGCCCTCTACACATGATGCCCAGTTAACAGTAAGTCACTGGATTCCTCAGAAGATCCTCAAGTTTTTTACATGGCATGTTGCTTTTGACTCTTATTTGAATAGATACTTGAACCCTCGGCTGCAGTCCAATTTCCTCAGGTATTCTTTATCACATTTTCTGCTGAATCTATCTTCTGCATACATCTATCAACACCAAATATAAGATAAAGAGgaagcaacaagtggtccaaatAAATCGATACATCCACAAACACGACAAGTAACAAACATGATTACCAGAAATTTAACCCAGAAATGTCCCTGGTATGAAGGTTTAGTCCTTTTGATGTTACCCTGAACCTTCAGGGTGCAGCTTTGTGGAGAAAAGCTGCTAAGCATTTTAGACAAATTTAAACTCCACAGCAGAACATTCTTCTGTTtaagtgtaaaatattttagatcaaTGACATCTGGGTCCTGCTGTGGGTCTCCTGTGGAGACACAGGGAGTAAATTCTGCTATGATATTGTAGAGTTTTATTTGGTCAGAAggttttactgtttattttcaaaagcaAAAATTAGAGCAAGACCTAACCCAGAAGGAATGTGGATCAATAACAGATTTTAAAGGGTTAGCTcggacttttttttaaaagtgagGTTAAGGttattatttgtgttacttCATCCTCAATGCTGTTATTCAGTTCTTGGCAGAACAAGAGCGGAGGGAGAGATGGAGGGTCAGAGGGAGATAAGTTCCAGGGATAAAGATTCAGGGTAGCATGCTAATTATAACGTACAAGCATTTCATTGCTCTTAAATGAATTGCATAGAGAAAAAGGGTGAATATCAGTTAAATTTAGACTCGGCAGTAACAATTTGAACATAAAAGGAAGCAAATTTGTGCACCTAATTGGAATCTCTGTCAAAATGAGAACttattatgaatttattttgcaTACAGATCTCTCACAATAAAACAGGCACTTTAATGCTTGTGGCACAAGAACAAAGAATGCATTAAattgaaaaagtttaaaattaacttttatttttgtacattttatctCCAAACTTAAAACGCACTGAGCAGGAACATGTCTGTAAATGACAGGCTCTATGATAAGAAGgaacagcaaaaacaggaaaCCAGTAAACCCCCTGTTAGCAAATGGGAAGACAGTATAATAATAAACAATGGTTAAATTTCAACTCTTTAATTTAGTGAGTGGTGAGTGCAGATTTATCCTTTCATTTATTAATCATTACTATCAAGGAAAATAGAGCCCATACCATTTAATCTATCTGTTGGAAGGTTTTGTTCATATATTATAATAGTAATTAACTGTGCTGAAAGTAGTAGGGGGAATGATTTAAGGATCCCAAAACATCTTTGAGAAGTCTAGACTATGTCTTCCAAACACATAGATGGTGGTATTTTGTGTAGGTTCTAGTGCAGAAAATCAGGGTTGCGAGTCCTGATGTAACTTATGCAACAAGGACTCAAAACGTTCATCTCAGGGGTGATCTCtgatcattttcttttaaagagcACATTATGCtgtaggaggtcatgtcagggcaaaaacagataaaattgAAACTGGTGTTATTTTTCAGAGCATTCAGGAGGCACAGCGGACAAGCTTGCTCCATAGACCACTGGATTTGCTGTTTATAGTCTATCTCATTCCAGCTTTGGCTTTCTGTGTCTTCAGAGGCATGGTAAGAAACCATTAAAGGATCAACAAATTAATTGACTGATGAAATGATTCACCAATGGCCTGTGTATATTTTGGAGGTCGTTCTGGACTGTTCCAGCAAATGGTGTGAGGACTACGTCCAGCAGTTTGAGCCTTACCTGAAAGATCCCACAGCCTACCCCAAAGTTCATGTAACTCATTGACATGAAACATGATAAAGCATTGTCCCAATACAGTCATCCGCATGATCTTTGATTTCCTATACTTTATTCACATTCACCAGATGCTAGTGAGCATGTTGTATTCTGGACCATACTACATCATCACTTTGTATGGGCTGTTGGTCCCAGGATGTGAATGGGTGCCAGATCTGACTCTTGTGCACTCTGGTGCTCTGGCTCAGGTAGGTACAACTGATCATGTTTGCTACATAGTAGCTTGTGTACAGCTGGTGACAGATTTCAATcttgttcttattttttaacCATTATTTCATGATATAAACACAAACTGCAATGTATTTTGGGGGGTGGTTTATATGAGAGACCAACAGAAGGTGTTCCAGAATACCAAGAGATACAGCAGACAGTTTGGGgataactattagttgtgcactcgaCAAACCTGATCTCTATGGAAGAGAGATAAGACAAAAAGCTGTGGTTGAAAAGAAACCATAAGAAATCTCTTTTAAAGTTGGCCACAAGCTGTATAGAGGACACAACCAATATTTAGAAGAATGAGCCCTGGTCTGGTGAGGCCAACATTTTTGGCCAACAAGCAAAcgctatgtgtggtggaaatcttaacaatgcacatcaccctgattactgCATCCCTGTTTTAGAAACACGGTGGTGACGCTATCATGCTGTGTTGATGCTTTCCTCTTCAGAGGCAGAAAAGCTGCTCAGTTGTTGTCCTTGCCAACCTCATGAACGTGCCAATGTTGCtaaacaaacaataataatGATTAATGGCTTAATCTCCACTGACCTCTAGTCTCTTGTAAAAACAGAGAACttagtcagaaaaaaaaacattttagtttctTAAAA is from Girardinichthys multiradiatus isolate DD_20200921_A chromosome 4, DD_fGirMul_XY1, whole genome shotgun sequence and encodes:
- the LOC124867040 gene encoding transmembrane 6 superfamily member 1-like isoform X1 encodes the protein MSASAGTGVFMLSLMSIPFCYLFNSLIYNNGAEAFFFAGFSAVLILTISVRFMLKKKAPVDRLFYVYAVFAFLSVVNLIIGLEQDNIIDGFVTFYLKEAEPHINTAHGHMISYWDGCVHYLMYLLMIAAITWGDSYRTIGLYWVGSFSMRTMVYILGNAVGKYGTQVTPLFILHILYISVSVWACFRIFSQPSTHDAQLTSIQEAQRTSLLHRPLDLLFIVYLIPALAFCVFRGMVVLDCSSKWCEDYVQQFEPYLKDPTAYPKVHMLVSMLYSGPYYIITLYGLLVPGCEWVPDLTLVHSGALAQAQFSHIGASLHTRTPFSYRVPADSQSVFLLVNVLYALVPHALCYHCCTQPAFFLNPKQEKKTQ
- the LOC124867040 gene encoding transmembrane 6 superfamily member 1-like isoform X2, with the protein product MLKKKAPVDRLFYVYAVFAFLSVVNLIIGLEQDNIIDGFVTFYLKEAEPHINTAHGHMISYWDGCVHYLMYLLMIAAITWGDSYRTIGLYWVGSFSMRTMVYILGNAVGKYGTQVTPLFILHILYISVSVWACFRIFSQPSTHDAQLTSIQEAQRTSLLHRPLDLLFIVYLIPALAFCVFRGMVVLDCSSKWCEDYVQQFEPYLKDPTAYPKVHMLVSMLYSGPYYIITLYGLLVPGCEWVPDLTLVHSGALAQAQFSHIGASLHTRTPFSYRVPADSQSVFLLVNVLYALVPHALCYHCCTQPAFFLNPKQEKKTQ